The following coding sequences lie in one Epinephelus moara isolate mb chromosome 17, YSFRI_EMoa_1.0, whole genome shotgun sequence genomic window:
- the LOC126404533 gene encoding apoptosis-associated speck-like protein containing a CARD isoform X1 — protein MLALLLCWPTDSEDKRVIDLGKFILGMQHAYEHAYKMHFRSRYLRPLFFIGKGQDLDRIVHSKVLEKIFLDSNQETIQDWSNNWSNEKIFQEPKVQEHLLRVTGEVRNCRVYATVDGTLIELDANLQNSLWKHRQVFFYLGFTIRGPVAFAIQTKPAEKVMSSSEPEQIQPDPSVSADTTGGQHFVDRHRTALIERVTDTGTILDKLMERGVISDEKYDAVRALKTTQDQMKHILQCLASASTRGKDALYEILKGMRSMRPLITELEECE, from the exons ATGTTAGCCCTCCTCCTGTGCTGGCCTACAGACAGTGAAGACAAACGTGTCATCGACCTCGGGAAATTCATTCTGGGTATGCAACATGCCTACGAACATGCATACAAGATGCACTTTCGATCAAGGTACCTCCGCCCTCTGTTTTTCATTGGAAAAGGTCAAGATTTGGACAGAATTGTTCACAGTAAGGTCCTCGAAAAAATATTTCTTGACTCAAATCAGGAAACAATACAAGATTGGAGCAACAACTGGAGCAACGAGAAGATTTTCCAAGAGCCCAAGGTCCAAGAACACCTTCTCAGAGTGACAGGGGAGGTACGCAACTGTAGAGTCTATGCAACTGTTGATGGTACATTGATTGAGCTGGACGCAAACCTCCAAAACAGCCTCTGGAAACACCGCCAAGTATTTTTTTACCTTGGCTTTACCATCAGAGGACCTGTAGCCTTTGCCATCCAGACAAAACCTGCGGAAAAGG TGATGAGCAGCTCAGAGCCAGAACAAATACAACCTGACCCATCTGTCTCAGCAGATACCACTGGAG GTCAGCATTTTGTGGATCGCCATCGGACAGCTCTGATTGAGAGAGTGACGGATACAGGAACCATCCTGGATAAGCTCATGGAAAGGGGGGTGATCTCAGATGAGAAGTATGATGCTGTGAGAGCTTTAAAAACCACTCAAGACCAAATGAAGCACATTCTTCAGTGTTTGGCTTCAGCCAGCACAAGAGGCAAAGACGCTCTCTATGAAATCCTGAAAGGGATGAGAAGTATGAGGCCTCTCATAACTGAGCTTGAAGAATGTGAATAa